The Verrucomicrobiia bacterium genome has a segment encoding these proteins:
- a CDS encoding SDR family oxidoreductase translates to MKKVILITGASSGIGEATARHLASLGHQVVLGARRTERLEKIAAEIRTTGGTAEYRALDVTNLADVQSFADFALQKFGRIDVIINNAGVMPLSPLEALKIDEWNQMIDVNIRGVLHGIAAALPIMKKQGVGQVINLSSIGGHQVWPTCAVYSATKYAVIAISDGLRQENKDIRVTVISPGVTTSELAHTITDPGTAKAMEDFRQVAIPALAIAKAMAFAIEQPDDVDVNEIIVRPTASAY, encoded by the coding sequence ATGAAAAAAGTCATCCTCATCACCGGCGCCAGCAGCGGAATCGGCGAAGCCACCGCCCGCCACCTCGCCTCCCTCGGCCATCAAGTCGTCCTCGGCGCACGCCGCACAGAACGTCTGGAAAAGATTGCTGCCGAGATCCGCACCACTGGCGGCACGGCGGAATATCGCGCGCTAGATGTCACCAACCTCGCTGATGTGCAATCCTTCGCCGACTTCGCGCTTCAAAAATTCGGTCGTATCGACGTCATCATCAACAACGCCGGGGTGATGCCCCTCTCCCCGCTCGAAGCCCTGAAGATCGACGAGTGGAATCAGATGATCGATGTGAACATCCGCGGTGTGCTCCACGGCATCGCCGCCGCCTTGCCTATCATGAAGAAGCAAGGAGTTGGTCAGGTGATCAACCTCTCCTCCATCGGCGGCCATCAGGTGTGGCCCACCTGCGCCGTCTACAGCGCCACGAAGTATGCCGTGATCGCCATCTCCGACGGCCTTCGTCAGGAAAACAAAGACATCCGCGTGACCGTCATCTCCCCCGGCGTGACCACCTCCGAGCTGGCTCACACCATCACCGATCCCGGCACTGCGAAAGCCATGGAAGACTTCCGCCAAGTCGCGATCCCCGCCCTGGCCATCGCCAAAGCCATGGCCTTCGCCATCGAACAACCCGACGACGTGGACGTGAACGAAATCATCGTCCGCCCCACTGCCAGTGCTTACTAA